The Acomys russatus chromosome 3, mAcoRus1.1, whole genome shotgun sequence genome has a window encoding:
- the Ripk1 gene encoding receptor-interacting serine/threonine-protein kinase 1: MEPDVSLDNIKMASSDLLESKELDSGGFGKVSLCLHRSHGFVILKKVYTGPNRAEYNEALLEEGKMMHRLRHSRVVKLLGIIIEEGNYSLVMEYMEKGNLMHVLKAEIRVPLSVKGRIIVETIEGMCYLHDKGVIHKDLKPENILVDRDFHIKIADLGVASFKTWSKLTKEEHNQQREVNCTAKKNGGTLYYMAPEHLSDINTKATEKSDVYSFGIVLWAIFANKEPYENAICAQQLLICINSGNRPNVEDIIEHCPKEIISLMERCWQATPEDRPTFPGIEKEFKPFYSSHLEEYVEEDVASLKKEYSVQSTVLKRMSSLQYDCVPLPPSRSNSEQPGSLHSSQGPQMGPVEESWFSSSPAYPQEENENSVQAKLQEEASYHAFGRFMEKQTKQQPRRDMLYNREEERKRRVSYDPFAQPRAHENVRSAGAKGPSNHTTSSHGNAARQPPASQAQVPRWNNGLYNLHGFEAAGAGAWCGPNPSQVYSTYKTPVPETNLPENTPTIPFISFPTTGESVTCAIYNSSGIQIGKYNYMDLGLSSYSGDNACKEESVSEHQAIFDNPTSLTDKHLNPVRENLGKQWKNCARKLGFTESQIDEIDHDYERDGLKEKVYQMLQKWLMREGTKGATVGKLARALNQCCRIDLLNQLIHATKS; this comes from the exons ATGGAACCAGACGTGTCCTTGGACAACATTAAGATGGCATCCAGTGACCTGCTGGAGAGCAAAGAGCTAGACAGTGGAGGCTTCGGGAAGGTGTCCTTGTGTTTACACAGAAGCCACGGATTTGTCATCCTGAAAAAAGTGTACACAGGGCCCAACCGTGCTGA GTACAATGAGGCTCTCTTGGAGGAGGGGAAGATGATGCACAGACTGAGACACAGCCGAGTGGTGAAGCTACTGGGCATCATCATAGAAGAAGGGAATTACTCGCTGGTGATGGAGTACATGGAGAAGGGCAACCTGATGCACGTGCTAAAGGCTGAG ATCCGTGTCCCACTCTCTGTAAAAGGAAGGATAATTGTGGAGACCATCGAAGGAATGTGTTACTTACATGACAAAGGCGTGATACACAAGGACCTGAAGCCTGAAAATATCCTTGTTGACCGTGACTTTCATATCAAG ATAGCTGATCTTGGTGTGGCTTCCTTTAAGACATGGAGCAAACTCACTAAAGAAGAACACAACCAGCAGAGAGAAGTGAACTGCACCGCCAAGAAGAACGGAGGCACCCTCTACTACATGGCACCCGAACACCTGAGTGACATCAATACAAAGGCCACAGAGAAGTCAGACGTGTACAGTTTTGGCATAGTGCTTTGGGCAATATTTGCAAATAAGGAGCCCTATGAGA atgccATCTGTGCCCAGCAGCTCTTGATCTGCATAAACTCTGGCAACAGGCCAAATGTGGAGGACATCATTGAGCACTGCCCCAAGGAGATCATCAGCCTCATGGAGCGGTGTTGGCAGGCGACCCCAGAAGACCGGCCAACATTTCCTG GCATTGAAAAAGAATTTAAGCCTTTTTACTCAAGTCACTTGGAAGAGTATGTAGAAGAGGACGTGGCGAGTTTAAAG AAAGAGTACTCAGTTCAAAGCACAGTGCTGAAGAGAATGAGTTCTCTCCAGTATGACTGTGTGCCCTTACCTCCCAGCAGGTCAAATTCAG AACAACCCGGTTCACTGCACAGCTCCCAGGGACCCCAGATGGGGCCTGTGGAGGAGTCTTGGTTTTCCTCCTCGCCAGCGTACCCACAGGAAGAGAATGAGAACAGTGTGCAGGCGAAACTCCAGGAGGAAGCCAGCTATCATGCTTTTGGAAGATTCATGGAGAAGCAGACAAAACAGCAGCCGAGGCGGGACATGCTATacaacagagaggaggagaggaaacgAAGGGTCTCCTATGACCCCTTTGCACAGCCAAGAGCTCACGAGAATGTTAGGAGTGCAGGGGCAAAGGGTCCTTCCAATCACACCACAAGCAGTCATGGGAATGCAGCACGCCAGCCACCAGCCAGCCAAGCACAGGTGCCACGTTGGAACAACGGATTGTATAATCTGCATGGGTTTGAAGCGGCAGGTGCAGGAGCTTGGTGTGGGCCAAATCCAAGCCAAGTGTATTCTACTTATAAAACTCCCGTGCCTGAGACCAACCTACCAGAAAACACACCCACCATTCCCTTCATCTCCTTTCCAACAACAG GCGAGTCTGTAACATGTGCTATCTATAATAGTTCTGGTATTCAGATTGGGAAGTACAATTATATGGACCTTGGACTGAGTTCATACTCAGGAGACAACGCGTGCAAAGAAGAGTCAGTTTCCGAGCACCAAGCCATCTTTG ATAACCCCACTAGTCTGACTGATAAACACCTGAACCCTGTCAGGGAAAACCTGGGAAAGCAATGGAAAAACTGTGCCCGCAAGCTAGGCTTCACTGAGTCCCAGATCGATGAAATTGACCATGACTATGAGAGAGACGGGCTGAAAGAAAAAGTTTACCAGATGCTCCAGAAGTGGCTGATGCGGGAAGGCACCAAAGGAGCCACAGTGGGAAAGTTGGCCCGGGCCCTTAACCAGTGTTGCAGGATAGACCTGCTCAACCAGTTGATACATGCCACCAAGAGTTAA